The following coding sequences lie in one Treponema socranskii subsp. buccale genomic window:
- a CDS encoding RlmE family RNA methyltransferase, giving the protein MSAKRSKAYAEPDFWSKKAFSEGYPARSVYKLQEIDEKFDFIRNPKNCTALDLGAAPGSWTMFLLRKFNGEGHIVSCDLNELAKNVKGDNVTFIQGDLNDAAVREKIRSLGPYDIVVSDAAPLTTGNRIVDTARSEQLVDMALWYAETMLKIGGNAAVKIFQNGSQQALLQKMRGMFESAKGFKPSACRSESFETYLVGIGKK; this is encoded by the coding sequence ATGTCTGCAAAACGATCGAAGGCTTACGCGGAGCCGGATTTTTGGTCGAAAAAAGCGTTTTCCGAAGGATATCCTGCGCGGTCGGTGTACAAGCTGCAGGAGATCGACGAAAAATTCGACTTTATTCGGAATCCGAAAAACTGCACTGCACTCGATTTGGGGGCGGCTCCGGGCAGCTGGACGATGTTTTTACTGCGGAAGTTTAACGGGGAAGGGCATATCGTTTCGTGCGATTTGAACGAGCTTGCAAAAAACGTCAAGGGCGATAATGTAACCTTTATTCAAGGCGATTTGAACGATGCGGCGGTCAGAGAAAAGATACGATCGCTCGGGCCCTACGATATCGTTGTGAGCGATGCCGCCCCGCTTACGACGGGCAACCGCATCGTCGATACGGCTCGCTCGGAACAGCTGGTCGATATGGCGTTGTGGTATGCCGAAACGATGCTGAAAATCGGCGGCAATGCTGCGGTGAAGATTTTTCAAAACGGCAGTCAGCAGGCGCTGCTGCAAAAGATGCGCGGTATGTTCGAATCGGCGAAGGGGTTTAAACCTTCGGCGTGCCGTTCGGAATCGTTCGAAACCTACCTTGTCGGTATCGGGAAAAAGTGA